From a single Desulfuromonas sp. genomic region:
- a CDS encoding RDD family protein, which produces MKCPKCGYHSFDYLNSCKKCNGDLVTFKAKYSLATLAPPPKEAPPEPEPTEPEPAEAEPVEPEPAEPLGAPSETDAADFGFDFQNESDGEDPSGTAFVDDLLGTQDDSPPEAGEQEGETTRPEEEDSPFAPGDDPGEQEEPLPDLDWQEETEPAPASPAEEETGATLAGEPDDLLDLSWAEPPPEEEAAFVETAAPEAEEDIFDFSIEEDLPEGDLSDSGSEPAKKREPEEGPSDPFDWEGAPNREGTPSEPSAPMEAGSEPESTQAPAAEAEEVEPLPPAQDEPGATKTEPGEATAQPLTLAKDDLELLIDFENDLPPLSGGEGPTEPSPTGLEHLAGGAFSAMDEPIAPFPIEASPAFSPPPEDPVDGDVFDFEPFEVENVATQPEPADESIDGTGPLAPSAAPGTPLAPAAVAEFEESIPGDDDSLPKQAEEEPPASEAEDLQEVAVAPPEADPAFSPPAEDPADDTFDFEPFEVEPRAPEDAPPAPRPGPTDEPSGDAAPPDPEEAEENLLGADDLVAEEERDGSFAPPCEAPSLETMSPVAPGALLPGRLVAGALDLAILAVIFCLFLAAGQGLLLPEQGALQLPSAPALLELSVPYFLLLFAVSFGYFTLFHFLTGQTIGKMLLKLRVEGADGEPLLFSQAFLRSAGGLLSLLPAGCGYLAVIFDGEGRGWNDRLAGSRVRKVAPAPENTE; this is translated from the coding sequence ATGAAATGCCCCAAGTGCGGCTACCACAGTTTCGACTACCTGAACAGCTGCAAGAAGTGCAACGGCGACCTGGTCACGTTCAAGGCCAAATACAGCCTGGCCACCCTGGCCCCTCCCCCCAAGGAGGCCCCGCCCGAACCTGAACCCACCGAACCTGAACCCGCCGAAGCCGAGCCGGTCGAACCGGAACCCGCCGAACCGCTAGGCGCCCCGTCGGAAACCGATGCGGCCGATTTCGGTTTCGATTTTCAGAACGAATCCGACGGGGAAGATCCCTCGGGCACAGCATTCGTCGACGACCTGCTCGGCACCCAGGACGACTCCCCTCCGGAGGCGGGGGAGCAAGAGGGAGAGACCACCCGACCCGAAGAAGAGGACTCCCCGTTCGCGCCGGGAGACGACCCGGGAGAACAGGAAGAGCCGCTTCCCGACCTCGACTGGCAGGAGGAGACCGAGCCCGCCCCGGCATCCCCGGCAGAGGAAGAGACGGGCGCCACACTGGCGGGCGAGCCGGACGACCTCCTCGACCTGAGTTGGGCGGAGCCGCCCCCGGAGGAAGAAGCCGCTTTTGTGGAGACCGCTGCGCCGGAGGCCGAAGAGGACATCTTCGATTTTTCTATCGAGGAGGACCTGCCCGAAGGGGATCTCTCGGATTCCGGGTCGGAGCCCGCCAAGAAACGAGAGCCGGAGGAGGGCCCCTCCGACCCTTTTGACTGGGAGGGGGCCCCCAACCGGGAAGGGACCCCCTCGGAACCAAGCGCCCCCATGGAGGCAGGCTCAGAGCCCGAATCCACGCAGGCCCCGGCGGCCGAAGCCGAAGAGGTCGAACCGCTCCCCCCCGCCCAGGACGAGCCCGGGGCGACGAAGACGGAGCCCGGGGAGGCCACGGCCCAGCCCCTGACCCTCGCGAAGGACGACCTCGAGCTTCTCATCGACTTCGAAAACGACCTGCCGCCCCTCTCCGGGGGGGAAGGCCCGACCGAGCCCAGCCCCACCGGTCTCGAACACCTCGCAGGAGGGGCCTTCTCCGCAATGGACGAGCCGATCGCCCCTTTCCCAATCGAAGCGAGTCCGGCCTTTTCACCCCCCCCGGAGGACCCTGTAGACGGCGACGTTTTCGACTTCGAGCCCTTCGAAGTCGAAAACGTCGCCACGCAGCCCGAACCGGCCGATGAGTCGATCGACGGCACCGGCCCTCTCGCCCCTTCGGCCGCGCCGGGAACGCCCCTCGCCCCGGCCGCCGTGGCAGAGTTCGAAGAGAGCATCCCCGGGGATGACGATTCGCTCCCGAAGCAGGCCGAAGAGGAGCCTCCCGCGAGCGAGGCGGAGGACCTCCAAGAGGTCGCGGTCGCCCCGCCCGAAGCGGACCCGGCATTCTCTCCGCCGGCCGAAGATCCGGCAGACGACACCTTCGACTTCGAGCCCTTCGAAGTCGAACCCCGCGCCCCGGAGGATGCACCGCCTGCCCCGCGGCCCGGCCCGACCGACGAGCCCTCCGGCGATGCCGCTCCCCCCGACCCTGAAGAGGCCGAAGAAAACCTGCTCGGGGCTGACGATCTGGTTGCGGAAGAGGAGCGGGACGGGTCCTTCGCCCCCCCCTGCGAAGCGCCCTCCCTTGAGACGATGAGCCCCGTCGCCCCGGGAGCGCTCCTGCCGGGCCGGCTTGTCGCCGGAGCGTTGGACCTGGCGATTCTCGCGGTAATTTTCTGCCTGTTCCTGGCCGCCGGACAGGGGCTGCTCCTTCCGGAGCAGGGGGCGCTCCAATTGCCGTCTGCTCCGGCCCTTCTGGAACTTTCCGTCCCCTACTTCCTGCTCCTGTTCGCGGTCAGCTTCGGCTACTTCACCCTTTTCCACTTCCTGACCGGGCAGACCATCGGCAAAATGCTGCTCAAACTCCGGGTCGAGGGCGCCGACGGCGAGCCCCTCCTCTTCTCGCAGGCGTTCCTGCGCAGCGCCG